The region tcAAATgcttaatttcaaataaatacacaaaatagaaatataattacGCAAAGACCATGCAAAAACTTTTACAAGGTTTTATTAGAAAACAGcagtacaaaaatattaaaaaccatCTGCATAATACATAtatcatttatttgtgaaaaataaaggaCAGGCAGGATAAATGACAAAGAAACATAGTCTTTCTACACAGAAAAGGTCAAGATTGTTGAATTACAGTTGCTTGGGCTTTTTTGTCCAAGGAGCATCAGACAGTCCTTCCCCTTCTGTGTGTTGAATTGAATCCTGGACAATAGAAGAGTGAAGGGGTTTAATTATTGGGGAGGCCCACAAAGCTAAACAAGCAAAAACACATGTTCTCAACCCTAAATCAATGCACACCATTAATGGCaacataaacacttaaaattCTCTAGAGATCATATTTATCTTGACTCAAAGTGTCAGCAGCCACATACAATCTGTAAAACACAAGGCTTCTAGTACTGCATAtaaccagtattttattttttgtattttttgtcagtattttatatattttattttcaatattgttaatgttttaatacGCTGGTATAGCTTTTGTAGCTATATGGTAAGCAGAGAGTCGGGAGCTAAATCTTAGAATAAGTATTTTTATGCTAGTGTCTACTTCTGCCACAGAGTGGCagtgtttttactttatatacagtatatatatatatattttaaaatataactattttaggttttaaatccgtgtatttttaatttacacttttttaaatgagtgtatattataatcaaataaattgcAGTGTCATTAGAGGGCAACTGTTTGTTGACATACCTTTTCCAGCATTTTTGCAGTCTTTTCCCCTGCATGGAGTCTGGATTTAGACAAGCTTGTTGACCTGACAGCTGCAGTCTGTGGAGGAGAAAcagattgttttaaatgtgtgcaaACCACTGCAAGCAATAAGATACAGAAACATTTGATCTGAGGGATTTACTCATGCCAaactatattcattatatttatatttatattaatgcttCATTAATGCTTAGACtattgtaaaagtgttttttactAAAAGTTAAACCAGATAAAGTGAgacattttagtttttcatttcatatttctttcttttccctATCCCGCTTCATCTGTATTCACTAGATTTTGCCATAAGAGAGCTCATATTTTCAGAATTCAGTAtggtattatttgtattatcGTGCCCACTCATGCCTAAATTCCATTAGATTTTGCCATAACAGAGCTCATATTTCCAGAGTTCAGTAATATTATTTGTCTTAACATGCCCATTCAAGCCCAAATTCAAATGAAACTATTCTGATGCAAAAAATCATATTACCATGACCTGGCTTTGTGCTTCCCACCACATAAATGATCCCATGATATGCGTCAACATGAGATATTGTGTAATATCTTCACACACCATTAACAGTTACCCGGATTGCAAAATGTCCAGGAGTGATATAATTCCATGTTAATTATTACAGACTTATGTCCCAGTAATGCTGGGACATTGTATTACAGTACAGTACTGAATTTCTTAGATTAATacgatattatatattatatgtattatatggtATATATCATATAGTATTATACTTGGAGGCAGAGCCATCATACACATTGAAAGGTCACattaacttaatatatatttttatttaaaaagatggCAAAACAATAATTACATCTTGCAACGACAGACAGTGATGACCAAGCATTTTAAGTAATGCAAAAAGTAACACTGAGATgacaaaaaaacagtaaatgtaaataaaaaagccATGTGAGTGTGGGTAACATGAAGGCAGAAGATGATGACAATATCAGTTTGAAGCAAATGATCTGTGGAAGGAGTGACTGCATCTGAATTACCAAATGATTTCTGCAAAAGTGTTTTAGGCAAACACTTTCTGACAATTCATCAAAGGTGCATCTTTTTCAGAGGCTGCGCTTGTCTCATGAATCTTACGTAGCACAACACACTCAGATACCCCTGAATGGGAATTATGCTTTTTTACTCACATGATTTGAACCTTGTTGCAAAGAGGATGTTTCTGTATGATCGTGTAGTCTATAATTTTTCTCCATTGCACTGAGCCAGTTTCCTCAACACACTCACATTTTTCACGACTTGTAGATGTCCTGACACCTAAAGACAAATCCAGAAACATAAAACCACATGTCCCACATCACCTCCAAGACCAATATCTGCACTGATAAGTATTAAATGCTACGGTACCTGTCATGAAGTGTAAGAAGACTGAGATTAGGAGAAGCATGCAGGCACTTGCTTGCAGAGTCCTGAAAGCCATTTCTCTAAAGCTGTGTCAATCACAAGAATGTCTCTCGAGTGTGTTTGCGCAGAACTGTACTCTTGTTCTTCTTCACTTTCCCTCCTGAAAACATTTCCTGCTTTGCCATATTAAGCAGGATCAGAGTCACATGATTTCAGGTAAATGAGAGGTGATTTCTCAACACCTGTGTACCCGCCTTGTTCGTTCTGGGTCTGGAATGCTGTTGTTCTGTTAGTGGTTGTATGGTTCAGAGAGTTTGTATTTGAACCTATGCTGTTCTGTATCCGATAAGGATTAATTGTTCAAACTGAAGGGTTCTCACACATTGAACCATTGAATATACATAGAAACTGCATTGAAATCAGATGTGCAAACCATGTGCTTCACgtggtatattatattatattaaataatatatttagtgctgtaaaaattataattttaatgcagGCAATTCATTTTTTCCTCACAGAGGCGAAGCTAGGGTTGACCACCCCACTCACAGCTGCTGCTTCTTTTTTCTCAACAATAATAGCATTAAGAGCATCTTTGCTGTACATCAGTGTACATCAGTCAAATGCAGATGTGATGTGGTCAGGTTATATGTcagtaaaaactatttttctGTCCCGTCAGCCATTGTACTGTGTTCTTCAATTGCACTCACTAATATGGTGGTGTGCTGTAGCCTGTATCGTTTCATATTAAAGCAAGAAATGAAATATCATTATTAGACCCATTACATGTTCAGTGGCGGCAGCTCGCTAAAGTAATAGCAGACAAATTACCTAATaacccagctgctgtgatgtctgttaatcaaagaacaaaagaaagaagAGCAAATTAACAACTTTTGCAGCTTTAAAGCTGCAGCccgtaacatagtttggttaaaaataTTTGAGCAAGTATATAACCAGCTAGTGTTCAAAACTATTCCCTTACATTAGCCTGATTCACAGATCATTTATaggaaataattacatttataattttgttggcGAATAGTAATCCAGAAAGGAGTTTGTGTTTTTGAAACACGTGACTGAAATTGAATTACATTCCAGTTTTAAATGTACCTCTGATTACAGATAGCCTGGGATAAcacaagatttgtattttaaagagaACCAGTTTGAAGTAAGAATAATTAGCTTTTTgggataaaataatttcttaatgtgAAATTCGAATGGTATGTCAGTTGGAGATTAGTCTGTtatcagttctgtttattaactgctagagtgtcaaaagttatgtactgcagctttaaggattTTATAAGGTTTGatcactttattcaatttctgtatattttgtGTACATTCTGTGTACAGATAAGTGGCATTTATTATAATGGTTTTAGAAGTTGTTATTTTTTCCAAATCTAATAATGTTTATATTGATAGCTCTTAATTATACTGGTATGTTGAATTTCCTAGAGACATCGGTATCAGTGATACCcaccttcagtcataaaaaaagatgctgttaaacaaatataaaaaatatactgtctttatgttgtctctacattaatttgaagattgaatatataaaaaaaaaatctgaaaaaattaattagtTGCCATTTTCCTTTTGATTGACTTGTtattgattgacagcactaatattattatttaaaatgactgcaGACACGCATTCGATTATACCATCTAAAGTAAGATTTaagggttaaaaaataaataaatatatataattatatgtacaTGAGAACACAAGGTAGAGAAACACAGAAGTTATTTTTTAGGTGTTAgcttatgtttattatattagtttattttatattaaactgtaaaaaaaagaagcattttcTTCATGTGATCACTAAACATAcatttataagtatatatatttatataacattttgacaacaataagaatataaaaatgtataagaatTTATAAGACCACGAAGCTGTGTCTTCTGACTGTCCGGAAATTTTAAAAGGGTTTAACTCATCCCTTTATTACATGTCAAGGTTAGATGCTGTCCCTGTTGTAACATGTCTTCATTGTATGCCATCCCTTGGCCTCCATACACACGTGTGCACTCCTCTGAATCCAGCCTTTTCTTATGTCCTTTCTTACGTGCTTGTTTAATGCATATGAATGAACAGTAGCACTAAAGCACTTTGCAAAAGCTTTTAAGAGTATTCTCTCCTGTGGATCTCTTACTTTCTTTTCTCAGAGTCTTTAAGTATTTGAGTTTAAGACTTGACCTTCCTGGATTTTACTTTCTTTGCCTTggcttttgcttttgtttgtgtatgcATTTTTTGTGGTCCTTGCCGTCCTTTtgcatgctgaaaaaaaacaaaacaaaacaaaatgagtaGACTTAAACTCAGCAGATTAAGACTTGCATACCGCCATCATATTTAGAGATGTTTGGATTTTTGGACATGCTGTGCTGTAGTTTAGAGACTTATGCAGTAATAACACTCTCTTACCGTTGCCAACATTCCAGCAGTCTTTTGCCTTGGGGACCATCTGGACTAAGACACACGAGTCTATTAGTCTTCTGCTGTGTGACTCTAATGAAAAACACAGAGAATAATAGCACATGTAAACCCAATTCGGCACGTACATTAAGAATcttataaatttgaaaaaaatgtatgtgaactACATACATGATCTCATCCTGTAAACAGTTAGGTCCTTTTAGACTGACATTGAAATCTGAAAGTGGTCCGTTGACTCTTTGTTTGACCTGTGGACACTGACAGGTCTTTGGAACATATTGGCTGTCCACGACTTGGACTGTATTtaggaaaaaagaaaatgttaatttattaaacatccaTGATGTATCAAAAAATTCAGAGTCAGTAAGATtgttgtactttaaaaaaaattaattcatacttttatttagcaatgcatttaaatgatcaaaggTGACACTAAATGTTTTcgcaaaaaaaaacttatatttaaaatgctttcattTGTAATCATTCTATTCAACagataaacctaaaaaaaaaatctacatattagaataattattgAATGATCATGTGAAAATTCTGATTCGTCATCAcacattaagtcattttaaatgataaaacatttaacaatattacggtttttgataaaatgtattaagcTTGTGTgagcataaaataattaaaaagcattaaaaatgtttagaatgatagtatataattaaaatatcaaattcatGTAATTTATCGTTAAACCTGTACAGCTAGTTTTGCAGAGATGTTCGATTATATTACGTAGAATTTTGCCAACTCAGTTCTAACCCAACAGGTTCTCAGTTACTGTTTTAATTCAGTTACTGTAGT is a window of Carassius auratus strain Wakin unplaced genomic scaffold, ASM336829v1 scaf_tig00215873, whole genome shotgun sequence DNA encoding:
- the LOC113096103 gene encoding C-X-C motif chemokine 9-like — translated: MAFRTLQASACMLLLISVFLHFMTGVRTSTSREKCECVEETGSVQWRKIIDYTIIQKHPLCNKVQIILQLSGQQACLNPDSMQGKRLQKCWKRIQFNTQKGKDCLMLLGQKSPSNCNSTILTFSV